The sequence CGTTGTAAAAGTGGAGAAACTTTACAGAGTAGGTATCGAGTTTAAACTACTTGTAAAACAAGAAGAAATAATAACTGAATACGTTATGAAAAGACAATTTGAAATTCTTAAAGAACTTAAGATGATGTGATCAATCTTTCAACCTCTTCTATCGGCTGAGGCTCTCCCAAGAAGTATCCTTGGGAGTAGTCTATCCCTAATTTTTTAACAGCTTCATAAATAGCTTCGTTTGATACAAACTCAGCAACAGTTTTTATATTTAACTTTTTGGAAAAAGAAACAACAGCTTCTGTTAAGATAAGGGCTTCCCTACTTTCCAAGATCCTCTTGATGATAGAAGCATCTATTTTCAAGAAATCTACATTGAGCTTCATTAAGTGCTCAAGGTTGGAGTATCCCGTTCCAAAGTCATCTATTGCAAACTTACACCCAAAGTTTTTGACTTCAGATATAAACTGGTAGAACAACTTGTAGTTCTCTATTTCCTCAGTTTCAAGTATCTCAAAGGTTATTCTATGAGGTTCTGGGAATTTCTTTAACTCATTAAAAATAAAGTTTACTGTCTTTTCAGACAGTAAGTCCTCAAAGGATATGTTTACAGAAACTTCTGATGGTAATTTTCTAAAATCTTCAAAAACCTTTTCAGTGACAATTTTTGTTATTTCTGGATAAAGCCTTGCCTTCTTAGCTATTGGTAGAAACTTTCTAGGAGAAATCACGTTTCCATCTTTATCCAAAAGTCTTACAAGGGCTTCAAATTTTTCAATTTTTCCTGTTTTGTTATTTATAATAGGTTGGTAGAAAGGAACTATTCTTTTTTCTTCTATTGCTTTTTTTATTTTTCTAATCCAAAACATGTTTTCTGCATAGTTGTGTTTCTTCAAATGATTGCTATCAACAACTATAAGTTTTTTCCTTTTTTCTTTAGCTTCATTTAAAGCCATTTCAGCATGAACTAACAGTTTTTCCTTGTCTCCCTCTGCTATACCTGCTGTAAAGTTTAGGTAAATATCAAAGTCTTTATATCTGAGGGGTTTGTCTTCTAAGTAGTTTATTGTTTCTGCGCAGTAGCTGGAAAACTCTTTAAAGTTTATCCTACCTTCCTCCAGATCATAAAGTAGGGCAAATTCGTCCGAATAAACTCGGTAGGGATGGATTTTGGATTCAAACCTTTTTAGCTCTGAAGCTATCTGTTTGAGAACAAAATCTCCACACTCTTCGCCATAGAGTTCATTTAGACTCCTAAAGTCAGAAATATCCATGATGCAAAGGGCAGGTTTTTTCAATGTTTTAATATCTTCCAGTAGCTTTACTCTGTTGGGTAGTTCTGTTAGGGAGTCATAAGTCAAGAGATATTGTAGTTGCTGTTTGCTTCTTTCAAGCTCTTCTATTGTCTTTTTTAGTTTATCCACTGAAATTGTAAGGACTTTAGCAACTTCTCCTATTTCATCTTTTGTATTTGTCAGAATTTTTACATTAAAGTTTCCCTTTGAGATACTTCTTGCGGCTAAAAGAATAGAATGAAGAGACTCTATTGTTATCTTATAAATCAGAACACTTAAATAAAGTAGACCACCTACAAGGAAAAAAATTATTAGGCTTTTTAAAATAAGATCCTTTACAAGTAATGATCTTTTACTTTTAAGAAATTGATCTAAGTGGGAGAAGATTAAGTTATAAATATTAAACAGTTCGTCAATAACCACAGTTGACATATTAAAATATTTAACGGGATCAGAAGAAGGCTTTTCTTTATTGAGTAAAAATAAATCCTCAATAATTCTTATAAATTCATTTATCTTTTCTTCTGCCTTACTAAATTTCTTAACTATACTTTTTGGAACTTCGCCGTTTTGTATAGTCCAGAATACTAAGCTTCTATATCCAACTAAGAGATTGTAAAGATCAATAATTTCTTTTCTTTCCTCTACTGTGATTTCTCTTTTTGCAAGAATACCTCCACCTAAGCCCCTAATCTTACCTAATGTTTCAGACAAACTGGGAATTTCAAGTAAGGCTATATTTGCCAATATCCTTACGGTAGAATCTGAATCCGTTAAAATTCTGTGTTTTAAAGCTTCATTTTGAATTAGGTCTATTAATTCATTAATTAACTGTGTATGCTTCTCAAAATTTTCTTTTGGAAATAAGACGTTCTTACCAACTTTGATTTTTTGAAAGGTACTCTTAAACTTTTTAAGTTCTTCTTTTATTTCTTTTTCTTTACAATGACTTATACATATTGAAAAAATACTGTCTATTTCAGACTCTAAATTTTTAATCTCTTTTTCTAAATTTTTTTCCCGTAAGAGTAAAGATAGGTTAATCCCCTATGTTTCTGCAAAAGAAATACCAGTTTTACATGAACTTTAGAATGTTTTAAACTTTCCATTTCTTCATTTATTTTTCCTATCTCTTTCAACTCAAAAATTAAAGTATTAGCCGTAAGAGCGAAGAGAGAAGCAACTGTGAGAACAACTAAAAGAAAAAGCCTTCCCTTAATGCTTAGACTTTTAAGGAAATTTTCAAGTTTCACAATCTTTCTCCCTAATAAAACTCCCTAGAAGAAGAAATGAGGAAGTAAAGCTAAGTAAAACGAACTTAAATATCAACTACCTCTTTAACCAGGAACTATTAAC is a genomic window of Desulfurobacteriaceae bacterium containing:
- a CDS encoding EAL domain-containing protein, which codes for MSETLGKIRGLGGGILAKREITVEERKEIIDLYNLLVGYRSLVFWTIQNGEVPKSIVKKFSKAEEKINEFIRIIEDLFLLNKEKPSSDPVKYFNMSTVVIDELFNIYNLIFSHLDQFLKSKRSLLVKDLILKSLIIFFLVGGLLYLSVLIYKITIESLHSILLAARSISKGNFNVKILTNTKDEIGEVAKVLTISVDKLKKTIEELERSKQQLQYLLTYDSLTELPNRVKLLEDIKTLKKPALCIMDISDFRSLNELYGEECGDFVLKQIASELKRFESKIHPYRVYSDEFALLYDLEEGRINFKEFSSYCAETINYLEDKPLRYKDFDIYLNFTAGIAEGDKEKLLVHAEMALNEAKEKRKKLIVVDSNHLKKHNYAENMFWIRKIKKAIEEKRIVPFYQPIINNKTGKIEKFEALVRLLDKDGNVISPRKFLPIAKKARLYPEITKIVTEKVFEDFRKLPSEVSVNISFEDLLSEKTVNFIFNELKKFPEPHRITFEILETEEIENYKLFYQFISEVKNFGCKFAIDDFGTGYSNLEHLMKLNVDFLKIDASIIKRILESREALILTEAVVSFSKKLNIKTVAEFVSNEAIYEAVKKLGIDYSQGYFLGEPQPIEEVERLITSS